Within the Magnetospirillum sp. ME-1 genome, the region CCCAGGCACATCTTGACCCGGGGGTCGCCGCCGCCCTGGGCCGCGCGATAGACGTCCATGGCCCCGGCCAAATCTCCCGCCTCGATGCGTTGGAAGGCGGCCGACAGCGGGTCCGGGGCCATGATCTAGCCGCGCGACAGATCGAGGGTCCGGATTCCCTTGAGCCGTACGGAAATCTCGTCGCCCAGGGCATCCGGATTGGCCAGACGCGAAGCCAGGACCTGCTGGCGCAGCTCGGCCCGAATCCGGGCCAGGTCCGGATCCTTGGCCAGCCGGGCGGCGATGGCCACATAGCCGGCGGAATCGTCGGCGATCCACTCCGGCCGGCCCGCCGCCCGCAAGATGGACGCGCCCATGCGTCCGGCCCGGCGGTCGCCGCGCATGGACACCACCGGCAGGCCCATCCACAGGTCCCAGGCCAGCTCGGTCAAGCCGTTGACCGGGGTGGAATCCAGAACGACATCGACCATGTGCGGGAAGGCCTTGGCGGCGGCGGCGGCGTTATCCTCCAGCGGCGCCTGGAAATGAACGCGGTTGGAGACACCGTATTCGGCAAAGGCCTCCAGCCCCCAGGTGACCATTTCCTCTTCCCAGTCATCGCGCCCGCCGATCATCAGATGGGCATCGGGAACCGCCCACAGCACCCGCGACCACAGGGCCACGCTTTCCCCGGTCATCCTGGCGCCATGGCCATGGACGCCGAACATGGGAAAGCCCCGCGTCGAACGCGGCAGGTCGAGGACCTCTTCCTCAGGGGCCAGAATCTTCGGGAACTGGAAAGCCAGCAGATTGGGCAGCGACATCACCCGCTCTTCGCCGTAGGTCCGGCGATCCACGGGCGCGGTCTCCTCGTCGGACAGGACCACGCTCACGCCCGGCAGCCGGTCGCACATGGGCGAGGAAATCCAGTGAAGGGTGGCGGGGGCGCCATCGCCCTTGAAGACCGGATAGCTGGCCCTCTCGCTGGGGCAGCAGAGATTGATCAGCACGCCGGGCTGGTCGCCGAGCACCACCCGCCCCAGGGTCGCCGCATCGATGCCGATGGACTGGCGCGGACGCATCACGCTGGTGCGCAGCAGGTCGGTGACCGGGTCATGGCGCGGATTGAGGGTGTAAAGGACCGTCATCTCGAAATGCTTGAGCACAGGCGCCACGCAATGGGCCAGCGGGCTGTCGTAGACCTGATCCCACATCAGCCCGACCACCGGCGAGTCCACCTTGTCCCGCGCGTTGACCCGCCGCAGCGGAGCCTCGCGCTCGGCCACGAAGGCGTCGATCATCGCCTGGGCGGCGGGCCAGTTGGCGCCGGATTGCAGCACCAGGGACCCGGCGACCTCGGCGCGCAGCGTATCGTCGTCCCCGGCCAGTTCGAAGGCGATCTTCTGATGTTCGATGGCGGTGTCATGACGGCCGCAGGCCATCATGGAATCGGCCAGCACCGCATGCATCCGGGGATCGGCGGGGTTGTGGTGCAGGGCGGCCCGCATCATGGAGGCCGCCGCGAAGGGGCGGTCCAGCGCCAGCAGCGAGCGGGCGATCAGCAGCATGCTGGCTTTGTCGCCGGGATGGATGCGCAGGTGCTTTTCCGCCTGATCCAGCGCCTCGCGGAACAGTCCCAGGTGAAAGGCCGCCTCGGCCTTGGTCAGGTGATGGGAAATGCCCACGTTCTGCAGCGAGGTCATGTAGGAGGACAGATCGGCCGGAACCAGATCCTTGGCGTCGGGACGCGGCTTCAGGCACACGGCCAGCTTGCCGTAATAAAGGCCATCGGCCAGGCGCCCCACGCGGGTGTAGATGCTGGCGAGCACGTCCACCACTTCACGGCAATCGGGCGCGATGGAATGGGCCCGTTCCAGCAGTTGCAGACCCAGCCCGGCATCGCCGCTGCAAAACGAGGTGATGCCCATGGCCAGGAAATAATAGGGATTGAGGCTGCCCTGCCCGATCTTCATCTGGCAGTGCTCCATCAGCTCGGCGGCGGTGCCGCTCTGCAGGATGCCGGTCAGTTCCGCGATTTCCGCAGTGAATTCATCACTCATACTGCCACCCCGTCACCTTCTCGAACAATTCCTCATCGGATTCGAATTTTTCGATGTTCTCGAAATACCACTCGGTCTGCAACGTCATTGCCCGGACGGTCTCCAGGAACTCATCGCGCACGATGTCCCAGAACGCCGCCTTATGGTCGGGATTCTTCACCCGCTTGGCGTAATAGTCGAAGCACATCACCGCCATCATGATGGTGCCGCGCACGAAGAACTGCGCCACGGTGGGCGGCGCCTTGTAGTCGCTGATCAAGAGATCGGACAGCTTGAGCACCATGGGGTTGATGTCGCCCAGGTGGTCGTCCATGGCCGCCGCGCACTCTTCCAGCAGGGAGATGATGCTCTGCGGCCAGTTCTCGCGGCCCCAGCGTTCGGTGAAATGGGCCTCGGTGCCGGGCAGGAAGGTGGCCTTCACCTTGGCGAGATCCTTGGCCTTCATCTCCGGGGTCGATTTCAGCCGGATGGATTGGGAGCTTAAGGGCCGGGTGTTCTCGATCAGCAACCCGTCGCTGCAATTGTAGGCATCCACGCCCGGCCGGTAGCGGCCGATGATGCGGCCCAGGGCGTCGCGGGTCCACAGCATGATGGTCTCGCTGTAGACCAGCCCACCGAAATTGCCCACGTCGCGGACGTCGAACACAGTGTCGAAATTCATCGCCCCCTTCTGGCCTTCCATCTGGTCGTCGTCGTGACGGTAGAGGGAGTGCTTGGAATGGTGGCGCTTGGGATTGCGCGAGCCGAGATCGACGCCGAACAGGTAAAGCTCGCGAAAGCCTAAGGCCAGCGCCGCCGAGGTGCCGGTATTGGTCACCGTCGGCCCCGAATCCTCCAGGGAATACTGGTTCCCCGGACTGAACAGGGCATAGGAGCTGAGCGCCGGGCGGAAATAGTAGACCGCGTTCTCGAACAGGCCCCGCACCCTGGGATCGACGGTGTTCGAGGCGATGAGCACGGCGTCGCCGAAACCGAACTCCTCGTGGACGGCGGCCAGGGCGCGATAGGGTGCGGCGCCGTTCTCCAGCAGCATCTGGAAGTCCGGCTGAATGCCGTTGGCCAGCAGGACGCGCGACGCCGTGCCGCAGGAGATGATCACCGCCCGGTCCTGATTGGCCTTGATCACCTCGATGTCATCGTCAAGCGAAGGCCCGGACCCCACGATGAACACCGGCGTGCCGAGGGCGTACTTGCCGTACTGCATGACCTGATAATCGCCGTTGCGCAGATTCATGTAGGAGGCGCGCGTCATCTCCATTTCATCATGGAAGAAACCCAGCCCGATGCCGATCAGCTGGGCGTCGCGCATGAATTCGGTCATGGCCGCCATCAGGATCGGGCTGTTGAAGGCCACGAACACCCGCGCCCAGTCCACGATCACCGGACAGCAGCACCGGATGGCCGCCCGGAGCGACCGGGCGATGTCGCCGGAATTGTCGGAGATGATCAGGTTGAAGCGATAGGGATTCTCCCGCCGGGTCTCGAGAATCGGCCGCCATTCGATGGTCGCCAGGGAGTGGAAGACGAAATCCAGATTGGGCTCGACGATGTGAATGCCCGCCGGCTTCACCTGATCGAGCAGCATGGGCAGGTGGTAGCCCAGGCCGAGGCCGATGCACACCAGATGGAAGCCGCCGGTTTCCTCGGGGAACTGCAGGAACTCCATGCCGGCTTCGGTGGCGCGCTTCAGGGTCTGGACGAGAAAGCGCCGGGTGATCAGATCCACATGCCCGCTGGTCAGGGGATTCATGTTGATGTGGTGTTCGACCGAAGTGGCGGAATCCTCGACCATGGCCTCGACGCGCTTGCGGCCGCCCGGGCCGTACAGCATCTCGCCCCGGAACTCCACGTCCAGGTCGCCGTCCTGGTTGGTGACCAGCCGGCTCTGCGCCTGATGGTTTCGAAGGCGGGCGCCGAGCTCGGGCATCAGCTCCATGAACGCCTGCAAATTCCTGGTGACCAGGTCGCTGTCGATGTGAGCCGTCTCGGCCATGCCCTCTCTCCCTTTCCCCGCTTCCGGGGCCACGATGACATCCGCCTCCCTGTCCGCCTCGTCTTGCCACCGCGCGGGCGGAAACGCGCCGGCGACCGGACAAAAGAAAAGAGGTGGCAAAGCCACCTCTTTCCCCAAGTTTTACGCCATTTCGACTTAACGGAACAGCGACAGGATCGACTTTTCGTTCTGACCGGCGAAGGACAGCGCCTGGATACCCAGCTGCTGGCGGGTCTGCAGGGCCAGCAGGTTGGCGCCTTCCTCGTTCAGATCGGCCAGGGTCAGCTTGCCCGAGCCGGCCTGCAGCAGGTCGACGTAGTTCTTGGTGAAGTCCAGACGGGTGTTGAGCAGGGCGACGTTGGTACCCAGGTTCTGGGCCACCGAACGCAGCGTCTCGAGGTTGACGTCCAGATTGTTCACCAGGTCGTTGACCACGCCCGACAGGTTGGCGTCCAGCACATACTGGCCGGACACGTAGCCGAGGTTGGTTTCGGCCGAGATGCGCACGCCGTAGGCACCGGTGATGCCGCCGGCGCTGAAATAGGCCTGGCCCTTGATGTTGCCGCCGTTGGCCGAGGCGAACACGCCGGCCTGCGAGAACGTGATGGTGTCCTGGCCGGTGATCGAGCCGGAGCCCAGGGTCAGGGTCAGCACCGCACCCGCCGCAGTGCCGAAGCTGCCGTTGACGAAGGTGCTGGTGGTGGTGAAGGTGCCGGCGGCGGAATTGCCGGCCGACGCCACGGTGAAGGTCAGGTTGTAGGCACCATAAGAGAAGGTGTAGGTGCCCTGGGCCAGCGAATTGCCGGTCAGGCCATTGAGGGTGATGTCAATGGTGTCGCCCTTGGTCAGGGCCGAGATGCCGCCCTGGCTGAGGGCCGTGTACTCGACCGCGAACTTGTTGTTGTTCTGGGTGCTGCCCTGGGTGACGTTCAGGTCGGACAGCGCCGTGCCGGTCAGATCGGCGGTGGTGGCGCGGAAATTGAAGTCCTGGCCGTTGGTGAACACCGAGGTGGTGGTGAACGCGACACTGCCGCCCAGGTCGGCCTGGGTGGCGGCGCCGGCGGAGAACACGGTGAAGCTGACCGTGGCCGAGCCGTAGGAGAAGGTGTAGGTGCCCGAGGTCAGCGCGGTGGCGGTGCCGGCATAGGTGGCCTTGACCACGCCGCTGGTGCCCAGCGCCACGCCGGTGGCGTCGTCGAACGACAGCTGGAAGCCGCCGTTGGAGGTCACGGCCTTGGCGATGTTCAGACCGGCGGCGCCGACCTTCACGTCCACCGAGCCCACTTCGAGGCTGGAGCCGGTCAGGTTGGAGAAGCTGACGGTCAGGGTCTGGCCCTTGCCGGCGATCAGGTTCTGGCCCTGATACTGGCTGTCGGTGGCCAGATTGTCGAGCTGGCTGCGCAGAGCGTTGAACTGCGACACCAGGCTGCTGATCTGGGAGCTCGAAGCGGACTGGGCGTTCAGCGCCAGACCCTTGAGCTGCTTCACCAGGGTGGTGACGCCGGAAATGCCCCGCAGCGCGGTGGACAGCGCGGACACGCCCTGGTCGATGTTGTCTTTCTTGCCCTGGAAGTCGCTGGCGCGGTCGGACAGCGCCTTGGCCTGGAAGTAGGCGACCGGATCGTCGATGGCGCTGGCGACCTTCAAACCGGTCGACAGACGGCTCTGGGTACGATTCACGAGGCCTTGGGTGGACTGCAGAGCCAGCAGATTGCTGCGGACGGCAGAGGTAAGGGTGACGTCAGACATAACTGATCTCCTTTCTAGAGAGGCCGGTGCGATTCTCGCCCCGGGCTTCCTTACATTCCCCGCAACCGGCAAGCCACTGGCTGCGGGTCGCATGCAGGGAGCACACTTCCTAACAACATCAGTCTAGATCAACTGACAGTCCCGGCGCAACCGAATTTTTGCCAATCACTTCAACATGATGCCGAGATCGGGAATAAAGGATTTATTAACCCTTCACCACGAAAGGATATATGGCGCAACAACAAAGTAACAGCCGTGTAAATATCAGAAATTCTCTTGAGAGCATCGGGGCTCCCAACAATGAAACGACTTAAGTTATCGATCGATACGCCAGCCGGACCGTTACATGAATTCAAAATATGGGTTATTTCCGCCCCGGTATTACCTCTTCTCCGCGACAAGAACATGACTCCAACGTTCGCACAGGCGTTTTCCACCCATCGGCGAGAAGGTGCGCCAGCGTTTCCTTATCCTTCATCCGGTGGAGACTGCCGCCCCCCGCCTGCGGCCGGCGCGGGCAGGTCCCGGCAAGGATCGAGGGCCAGCTTTCCTTGAACAGGTCCTGGATCTCGGCCTGGAGGCGGGCATAGGTGGAGGCCAGGGTGTCCTCGTCCGGCGCGAACGCCACTTCCTTCTGGGCCAGGATGTCGCCGGTATCCACCCCATCGGCCAGGCAGTGGATGGTGACGCCCTTGGGCGTGCCGTCGACGAAGCTCCAGAAGTTGGGGTCCGCCCCCCGGTTCCAGGGCAGCAGCGAGATGTGCAGGTTGACCGCCACCTCGGGCATGGCCGCCAGCACGTCGGCTTTGAGGATGTGGCGATAGCCATAGCTGACCACCGCCTGAAAGCCCCCAGCCCGCACGAAAGCGGCGTCGATCCGGTCTTCCGTCTGCACCACCTCGCCCCCCCGGCTCCGCAGCCAGGCGAGCAGCGGCGAATCGGCGGGGCCGAGGAAGAGGACGGTGCCGCCGCTCATGTCTTGGCGGCGGCCTTCTTGGCCGGAGCCTTCCTGGCGGCCGGCTTCTTGGCGGCGGCTTTCTTGGCCGGAGCCTTCTTCGGCCCCGCCTCGGCCTTGGCGGCCGGCGCGGCCTTGCGGCCCCGGGCCGGCTTGGCCGGGCCCTTGGCGGCCTTGGCGGCAATCAGGGCCAGGGCGGCCTCCAGCGTCACCGTATCGATGGTGACGTCCTTGGGCAGGGTGGCATGCACGCCATCGCGGGAGACGTAGGGGCCATAGCGCCCCTCGTGCAGGGTGACCGGCTTGCCCTCGTGCTCGCCGAGCGTCTTGAGCGGACCGGCGGCCCCCCTGCCCTTGGCCTGGGACAGCAGTTCCATGGCGCGGTTCATGCCGATGACCAGGACGTCGTCGTCCTTGGCCAGGGATTTGTAGGTGCCGTCATGCACCACATAGGGGCCGAAGCGGCCGACACCCGCCGAAATGGACTTGCCGGTCTCGGGATGGGTGCCGATCAGGCGCGGCAGGGCCAGCAGGCGGCAGGCGATGTCCAGGGTGACGTCGGCGGGCTCCAGCCCCTTGTAGAGCGACACCCGCTTGGGCTTTGGCGCCTTGACGGCTTTTGCGGCCTTGGGGGCCTTCTTGCCCTTTTCCGGAGCGGGCGCGGGCTCGGCCTTCAGGGTCGATTCGTCGCCCAACTGGACATAGGTGCCGTAGGGGCCCTTGCGCAGCGTGACCGGCAGGCCGCTTACGGGATCAAGGCCCAGCTCCTTGGGGCCTTCCCTCACCTCGTCCTCGCCCTCGCCCCCGGTGGTCAGCGGGCGGGTGAAGCGGCATTCGGGATAGGCGGAGCAGCCGATGAAGGCGCCGAACTTGCCCAATTTCAGCGACAGCCGCCCGGCGTTGCAGGTGGGGCAGGAGCGCGGATCGTGGCCCGAACCGGTATCGGGGAAGAAGTGCGGCCCCAAAAGCTCGTCGAGCGCGTCCAGCACCTGGGCGACGCGCAGGTCCTTGGTCTCGTCCACCGCGCCGGAGAAGTCCTTCCAGAACACCTCCAGCACCTTCTTCCAGTCGATGCGCCCGCCGGAGATGTCGTCCAGCTGGTTCTCGAGATCGGCGGTGAAGTTGTACTCCACATAGCGGCCGAAGAAGCTTTCCAGGAAGGCGGTGACCAGACGGCCCCGGTCCTCGGGGATGAAGCGCCGCTGGTCCAGGCGGACGTAATTGCGGTCCTGCAGCACCGACAGGATGGAGGCGTAGGTGGACGGCCGGCCGATGCCCAGCTCCTCCATGCGCTTGACCAGAGAGGCTTCGGAAAAGCGGGGCGGCGGCTGGGTGAAGTGCTGCTCGGTGCGCATGGCCTTGCGCTCCATGGCGTCCTTCTCATTCACGTCGGGCAGCAGCTTTTCCGCGTCCTCGTCGTCGGAATCGTCCTTGTCCTCGCGGTAGACCTTCATGAAGCCGTCGAACACCACCACCGAGCCGGTGGCGCGGAAGACGATGCCGTGCTGGTCGCCGGCGATGTCGACGCCCACCTGGTCCAGCTCGGCCGCCGCCATCTGGCTGGCGAGCGTCCGCTTCCAGATCAGCTCGTAGAGGCGCAGCTGATCCTTGTCGAGGTAGCGGGCCACGTCCTCGGGACGGCGCGCCAGATCGGTGGGGCGGATGGCCTCGTGGGCTTCCTGGGCGTTCTTGGCCTTGGTCTTGTAGAGGCGCGGCGCCTCGGGGACGTAGGATTTGCCGAAATCCTCGGCGATCACGGCCCGGGCGCCTGCTATGGCCTCGGCGGCCATCTGTACGCCGTCGGTTCGCATATAGGTGATCAGACCCACCGTCTCGCCGCCGATGTCGACGCCTTCATACAGGCGCTGGGCCAACTGCATGGTGCGCGCCGCGGCGAAGTACAGCTTGCGGCTGGCTTCTTGTTGCAGGGTCGAGGTGGTGAACGGCGGATAGGGATTGCGCCTGGTCCGCTTGCGCTCCACCGAGGCGACCGAGTAGCGGGCCGATGCCGCCTTCTTCTCGGCGTCGCGGGCCAGGGCTTCCGACGACAGGTCGAACTTGTCCAGCTTCCTGCCGCCCAGATGGGTCAGCCCCGCCGACAACAGCGCCCCCTTGGGGGTCAGGAAGTCGGCGGCGATGGTCCAGTACTCGCGGGGCTTGAAGCTTTCGATCTCGGATTCGCGCTCGCAGATCAGGCGCAGCGCCACCGACTGCACGCGGCCCGCCGAGCGCGAGCCCGGCAGCTTGCGCCACAGCACCGGCGAGAGGGTGAAGCCCACCAGATAGTCCAGCGCGCGCCGCGCCAGATAGGCGTCCACCAGTTCCTGGTGGATGTCGCGGGGATTGCGCATGGCCTCGGTCACCGCCGATTTGGTGATCTCGTTGAACACCACCCGCTTGACCTCGACCCCCTTCAGGGCCTTTTTCGCCTCCAGCACCTGGCGGACATGCCAGGAGATGGCCTCGCCCTCGCGATCCGGGTCGGTGGCCAGAAACAGTTTGTCGGCGCCCTTGACGGCGGCCACGATCTCCTTGATCTGGCGCTCGGACTTGGCATCCGTCTCCCAGTCCATGGCGAAGCCCTCGTCGGGCCTGACCGAGCCGTCCTTGGGCGGCAGATCGCGGATATGGCCGTAGGAGGCCAGCACGTGGAAGTCGCTGCCCAGATATTTGTTGATGGTCTTGGCCTTGGCCGGAGACTCGACGACGACGACTTTCATCCGCACCCGTTCACTTCCAAAAGGCGCCCGGACTCAGCCGACCAGCAGCGAGACCCGGTTGCCGGGATGGCGCTCCAGACGCCCCGCCAGTTCAATCTCCAGCAGGACCCAGGACACCATGGAGGGTGACAATTGGCATTGGCGGATGATTTCGTCAACCCCAATCGCACACCATTGATTTTATTGTTTTTTTCTCAATTTCAATGTCCTAACGGGGGGCTGAGCTGAGAATGCATACAGAACACAACGCCAACATAACGTACACGAGTGTACTTCGCTGCTTACCAGTTGCTTTCCCGAAAAGGCTGCCGACATTCGAATAAGAAAGGCGGAAATCCGCCATTTCTCTGGATGAGCAAAGCCTAACACGTCGAAGGAATCCACTGTGCCTAAAATTCGCCTAACCACCACCGCTCTTCGCAACCTCGTGCCGCAATGCACTGACAGAATCTACTGGGATGAAACTCTGCCGGGGTTTGGCGTCAAGGTCACCCCCAATGGGCACAGGAGCTATGTCGTTCAGTACCGCAACTCGTATGGCGTAGATCGACGCATGACACTTTCAGATGTGCGAGTGCTGACCATTGAGCAAGCTCGAACCAGAGCGAAAGAAGTGTTGGCGAAAGTAACTCTGGGCGGCGACCCCGCTAAAGACAAGCAGGATGACAGAAAGTGCATCACTATAAATGATATACTTGATTTGTACATGGCAAATCACATTGAGAAAAAAGGAGCAAACACGCAGCGTTCCTACAGAGCAATGTATAAAAATTATGTGCGTCCATTCATGGGAACTAAGCCATGGAAGGATGTCACCCAAGATGACTGCCAGAAGCTACTCGATCATGTGACGGAGACATCGGGAGAAGGGAATGGCAACAATGCCGTTGGCTACCTTCGATCCGCCTGGAACTGGTGTATCCCAAAAATTCTGCCGATGAACAGCAACCCAACATTTAAAGTTGAGATGAACGAGAAGAAATCAAGAGATGTTGTGATCGATGAAAATGAATATAGAGAGCTATACAAAGCCCTCATTGCCCATCGAGCAGCAAACCCTCAAAACAACCCATCAATGTATCTGGCAATCGAAATGATTATTTTCACAGCCGCCCGAAAAATGGAGGTGTTGTCAATGCAGTGGGATGCCGTAAAAGATGGATATATTCATGTGACTGACAAAGGAAATTCACGGCGTCGCAAGCCGAAGATCAAGCAAATCGTGATCACGGAACCCGTTCAGGAACTGCTTGGCCGAATCC harbors:
- a CDS encoding flagellin glycosyltransferase Maf, yielding MAETAHIDSDLVTRNLQAFMELMPELGARLRNHQAQSRLVTNQDGDLDVEFRGEMLYGPGGRKRVEAMVEDSATSVEHHINMNPLTSGHVDLITRRFLVQTLKRATEAGMEFLQFPEETGGFHLVCIGLGLGYHLPMLLDQVKPAGIHIVEPNLDFVFHSLATIEWRPILETRRENPYRFNLIISDNSGDIARSLRAAIRCCCPVIVDWARVFVAFNSPILMAAMTEFMRDAQLIGIGLGFFHDEMEMTRASYMNLRNGDYQVMQYGKYALGTPVFIVGSGPSLDDDIEVIKANQDRAVIISCGTASRVLLANGIQPDFQMLLENGAAPYRALAAVHEEFGFGDAVLIASNTVDPRVRGLFENAVYYFRPALSSYALFSPGNQYSLEDSGPTVTNTGTSAALALGFRELYLFGVDLGSRNPKRHHSKHSLYRHDDDQMEGQKGAMNFDTVFDVRDVGNFGGLVYSETIMLWTRDALGRIIGRYRPGVDAYNCSDGLLIENTRPLSSQSIRLKSTPEMKAKDLAKVKATFLPGTEAHFTERWGRENWPQSIISLLEECAAAMDDHLGDINPMVLKLSDLLISDYKAPPTVAQFFVRGTIMMAVMCFDYYAKRVKNPDHKAAFWDIVRDEFLETVRAMTLQTEWYFENIEKFESDEELFEKVTGWQYE
- a CDS encoding formyltransferase family protein — translated: MSGGTVLFLGPADSPLLAWLRSRGGEVVQTEDRIDAAFVRAGGFQAVVSYGYRHILKADVLAAMPEVAVNLHISLLPWNRGADPNFWSFVDGTPKGVTIHCLADGVDTGDILAQKEVAFAPDEDTLASTYARLQAEIQDLFKESWPSILAGTCPRRPQAGGGSLHRMKDKETLAHLLADGWKTPVRTLESCSCRGEEVIPGRK
- a CDS encoding flagellin N-terminal helical domain-containing protein, producing MSDVTLTSAVRSNLLALQSTQGLVNRTQSRLSTGLKVASAIDDPVAYFQAKALSDRASDFQGKKDNIDQGVSALSTALRGISGVTTLVKQLKGLALNAQSASSSQISSLVSQFNALRSQLDNLATDSQYQGQNLIAGKGQTLTVSFSNLTGSSLEVGSVDVKVGAAGLNIAKAVTSNGGFQLSFDDATGVALGTSGVVKATYAGTATALTSGTYTFSYGSATVSFTVFSAGAATQADLGGSVAFTTTSVFTNGQDFNFRATTADLTGTALSDLNVTQGSTQNNNKFAVEYTALSQGGISALTKGDTIDITLNGLTGNSLAQGTYTFSYGAYNLTFTVASAGNSAAGTFTTTSTFVNGSFGTAAGAVLTLTLGSGSITGQDTITFSQAGVFASANGGNIKGQAYFSAGGITGAYGVRISAETNLGYVSGQYVLDANLSGVVNDLVNNLDVNLETLRSVAQNLGTNVALLNTRLDFTKNYVDLLQAGSGKLTLADLNEEGANLLALQTRQQLGIQALSFAGQNEKSILSLFR
- a CDS encoding integrase family protein, yielding MPKIRLTTTALRNLVPQCTDRIYWDETLPGFGVKVTPNGHRSYVVQYRNSYGVDRRMTLSDVRVLTIEQARTRAKEVLAKVTLGGDPAKDKQDDRKCITINDILDLYMANHIEKKGANTQRSYRAMYKNYVRPFMGTKPWKDVTQDDCQKLLDHVTETSGEGNGNNAVGYLRSAWNWCIPKILPMNSNPTFKVEMNEKKSRDVVIDENEYRELYKALIAHRAANPQNNPSMYLAIEMIIFTAARKMEVLSMQWDAVKDGYIHVTDKGNSRRRKPKIKQIVITEPVQELLGRIPKNSKWLFARSTAPELHITSVDEVWCDVRKEAGLPHVNIHDLRRSWITFAIDDLKISLETVSKAVGHSSPEVTRIHYNKIARKTKLKANHDIAEGLASAMMGD
- the topA gene encoding type I DNA topoisomerase; its protein translation is MKVVVVESPAKAKTINKYLGSDFHVLASYGHIRDLPPKDGSVRPDEGFAMDWETDAKSERQIKEIVAAVKGADKLFLATDPDREGEAISWHVRQVLEAKKALKGVEVKRVVFNEITKSAVTEAMRNPRDIHQELVDAYLARRALDYLVGFTLSPVLWRKLPGSRSAGRVQSVALRLICERESEIESFKPREYWTIAADFLTPKGALLSAGLTHLGGRKLDKFDLSSEALARDAEKKAASARYSVASVERKRTRRNPYPPFTTSTLQQEASRKLYFAAARTMQLAQRLYEGVDIGGETVGLITYMRTDGVQMAAEAIAGARAVIAEDFGKSYVPEAPRLYKTKAKNAQEAHEAIRPTDLARRPEDVARYLDKDQLRLYELIWKRTLASQMAAAELDQVGVDIAGDQHGIVFRATGSVVVFDGFMKVYREDKDDSDDEDAEKLLPDVNEKDAMERKAMRTEQHFTQPPPRFSEASLVKRMEELGIGRPSTYASILSVLQDRNYVRLDQRRFIPEDRGRLVTAFLESFFGRYVEYNFTADLENQLDDISGGRIDWKKVLEVFWKDFSGAVDETKDLRVAQVLDALDELLGPHFFPDTGSGHDPRSCPTCNAGRLSLKLGKFGAFIGCSAYPECRFTRPLTTGGEGEDEVREGPKELGLDPVSGLPVTLRKGPYGTYVQLGDESTLKAEPAPAPEKGKKAPKAAKAVKAPKPKRVSLYKGLEPADVTLDIACRLLALPRLIGTHPETGKSISAGVGRFGPYVVHDGTYKSLAKDDDVLVIGMNRAMELLSQAKGRGAAGPLKTLGEHEGKPVTLHEGRYGPYVSRDGVHATLPKDVTIDTVTLEAALALIAAKAAKGPAKPARGRKAAPAAKAEAGPKKAPAKKAAAKKPAARKAPAKKAAAKT
- a CDS encoding O-linked N-acetylglucosamine transferase family protein, translated to MSDEFTAEIAELTGILQSGTAAELMEHCQMKIGQGSLNPYYFLAMGITSFCSGDAGLGLQLLERAHSIAPDCREVVDVLASIYTRVGRLADGLYYGKLAVCLKPRPDAKDLVPADLSSYMTSLQNVGISHHLTKAEAAFHLGLFREALDQAEKHLRIHPGDKASMLLIARSLLALDRPFAAASMMRAALHHNPADPRMHAVLADSMMACGRHDTAIEHQKIAFELAGDDDTLRAEVAGSLVLQSGANWPAAQAMIDAFVAEREAPLRRVNARDKVDSPVVGLMWDQVYDSPLAHCVAPVLKHFEMTVLYTLNPRHDPVTDLLRTSVMRPRQSIGIDAATLGRVVLGDQPGVLINLCCPSERASYPVFKGDGAPATLHWISSPMCDRLPGVSVVLSDEETAPVDRRTYGEERVMSLPNLLAFQFPKILAPEEEVLDLPRSTRGFPMFGVHGHGARMTGESVALWSRVLWAVPDAHLMIGGRDDWEEEMVTWGLEAFAEYGVSNRVHFQAPLEDNAAAAAKAFPHMVDVVLDSTPVNGLTELAWDLWMGLPVVSMRGDRRAGRMGASILRAAGRPEWIADDSAGYVAIAARLAKDPDLARIRAELRQQVLASRLANPDALGDEISVRLKGIRTLDLSRG